Proteins from one Anopheles nili chromosome 2, idAnoNiliSN_F5_01, whole genome shotgun sequence genomic window:
- the LOC128720478 gene encoding endoribonuclease Dcr-1: MSLFHWTDGNIHTTALTPRDYQTELLTMAREENLIVCLAHNSAKEFLAVKLIQSMRSDRDGQPGAPWRTVYLTRRSDRTMLSSMVSNLTDLSVAIVDKEPDPDESASDYEEPLETNEDIATADVLFFSNDRALLDYFDQGTVLREEDVCLLIVDECHKIYGHRELFEICSRIGHQSQLKRGRKAKILGLAGPLHGAGCEPERLCWELHYLERCLGARIETASDITSVLRFSTKPTEIILECVPAKSTPLTLRLRLLMQHHMAFLQQHRYDPLALYELDGSDSASDNVVSDGEPTKLDVEQDDLRRELRSIPDPKLAPLKYLQQYLDLLDEFGPWGADRGALELLTTIEKEKIQTPYERHFLLLCMVSTALVQARSIVASVFSQYATEVERIKRYSTPKVCRLLEVLAWFGELRNRPKDSCQPTLLSNQQRMPYCFCRNAECNNLGKQFHSFGTQVSDVGECIDRLKHQLHLVRLMTDRIVQKYVTAPNTTAGESINCAQSPRHAYEGRPNNFRRKRFGGGAGQPWFHSQHKTNEMTGSDALCGLIFCNNRSMARILYVLLCEMARSQREFEFISPQYTVDKVANPLTDSQHAAVEHRKQEEVLKRFRMHECNLLIGTSVLEEGIELPKCNLVVRWNNPSNYRSYAQCKGRAKAPVAYHILFITPAPSIDAEKGDETVEPMIDDVLLDELNSDETLSEDIVDQLDREVIERTTDAMVERVAIYRQVEKLLLVKCRNGEPPDWELKHADCFNHCLEVYRPGSGTISSIGPCASLWLGNAVQTLNKYCAKLPSDTFTKLTPIWRCATTNRKGRTMYQYTIRLPINSPWKEDILGLPMPTETLARRMAAYVTCRVLHAAGELDNSFQPFGKEAFRAFEADWENFELEEMDAKILTENIDPRPGTTKRRQYYYKRIASVFNDCRPGTDTTAYLYQIHMELICPIPEEQNTRGRKIYAPEESPQGFGILTTKLIPKISSFPIFTRSGEVKVSLDLCPHRVRLSERQLEMVNCFVKYTFTKVLRLQKSLMLYDANATENCFFIVPTIKQSLPTNKEDHSDNVMVDWEFVEKIATNVHCSGPTLIADEARKGYSFDVSKFRDAVVMPWYRNRDQPQYFYVAEICYHLSPKSAFPGSNYATFEEYYHRKYNIHIQNVRQPLLDVDHTSARLNFLTPRYVNRKGVALPTSSEETKRAKRENLEQKQILVPELCTIHPFPASLWRAAVCLPCVLYRINALLLADEIRRQVARDLRLGWENVDELQDGKFQWPMLSFGWNLADVLRKTKEQKVSAQADAAGIEAASDSKNCNEDEVKRHAGADTTADTEKQDTEGVLENRDGEIKENGLSKHPPENGENNESTCETDGEGTLLEIGMWSNEMAAGVGTAQDDSYMDDEVGRGATSPSFLRYDSDCSTSNSSENYYSSDEYEDDEDCYLYESSSKGEINGDSQPVDEAMSPGDAVNDTNNKLCKKTTSSQQMVTSSRLKIEFKSETVAEAIDSECDLERQRTQQNIIQRSQQNDRLYQSSKNAVDGFCYSPSDQSCADERRLAEQLFQELKTDTKHSIRQNGALVRWEETLSAKHWRSKMDEKQIEALNALLDDLGGRAFMEFVPFVDEEQLFQLLVQNGSMNERCLRLQDMYRLNEPFFPETYTVIRGGSIFDNFLDEHRLRNVSSQTKVLELTIYDPFPAIAAGKTACNFKPKHSMPKRMPNGSVIEQPVDWFSLVPVNDESICFSFDYQPNLDQHPGPSPAIILQALTMSNANDGINLERLETIGDSFLKYAITTYLYCRYDNVHEGKLSHLRSKQVSNLNLYRLGRRKRLGDCMIAAKFEPHDNWLPPCYYVPKELEQTLIDAKIPACHWNLADLPDIKRLSCAEICQLVKERARAKRKEERDMDCLTVPNGEVIETNGEDKHEEDEDDDDDTSLGDGNDDESDYFSCFIPYNLVTQHSIPDKSVADCVEALIGAYLIECGPRGALLFMAWLGIRVLPIRNSSDATVTTPVRHELSEQKTVSLATITEYGQWVAPPSPMVRANITFGGIETGAEATTRELARLLEGFDVFEKALGYTFQDRSYLLQAMTHASYSPNRLTDCYQRLEFLGDAILDYLITRHLYEDRRQHSPGALTDLRSALVNNTIFASLAVRHGFHKYFLHLSPGLQEVIDRFVRIQQENGHRITEEEFYLPDEDDDLVDFGGEDKIGNGRGVGEAEDVEVPKALGDVFESIAGAIFLDSDMSLDTVWKVYRKMMGPEIEKFSSSVPKSPIRELLEMEPETAKFGKPEKLADGRRVRVTVEVFGKGTFRGIGRNYRIAKCTAAKCALRQLKKLGYGCHHKRR, translated from the exons ATGTCGTTGTTTCACTGGACGGATGGAAACATTCACACCACGGCATTGACGCCGCGTGATTACCAGACAGAGTTACTAACAATGGCGCGGGAGGAGAACCTTATCGTGTGTCTGGCACATAATTCTGCCAAAGAATTTCTCGCCGTGAAACTAATCCAATCGATGCGGTCCGACCGGGATGGCCAACCTGGAGCGCCCTGGAGAACCGTCTACCTAACCAGGCGCTCGGATCGAACGATGCTTTCTTCaatggtttcaaatttaaCTGACTTGAGTGTAGCTATTGTTGACAAGGAACCTGACCCGGATGAATCAGCTTCGGACTACGAAGAACCGttggaaacgaacgaagatATAGCCACCGCGGATGTATTATTCTTCTCCAACGATAGGGCACTGCTAGATTACTTCGACCAAGGTACTGTTCTTCGGGAGGAAGATGTATGTCTACTGATAGTAGATGAATGCCACAAAATCTACGGCCATCGGGAGTTATTTGAAATCTGCTCCAGAATTGGACATCAGTCACAGCTAAAACGGGGTCGAAAGGCAAAAATACTTGGTCTTGCAGGCCCCCTACATGGCGCCGGCTGTGAACCGGAACGACTTTGCTGGGAATTGCACTACCTCGAGCGGTGTCTTGGGGCACGTATCGAAACCGCAAGCGACATAACCAGCGTTTTGAG ATTCAGcaccaaacccaccgaaaTCATCCTGGAGTGCGTGCCAGCAAAATCAACGCCACTTACACTGCGTCTCCGCTTGCTAATGCAGCACCATATGGCATTTCTGCAGCAGCATCGTTATGATCCGCTAGCTTTGTACGAGCTCGATGGAAGCGATAGCGCCAGCGATAATGTTGTCTCAGACGGCGAGCCAACTAAACTGGATGTTGAACAAGACGATCTGCGCCGAGAATTGCGCTCCATTCCGGATCCGAAGTTAGCTCCGTTAAAATATCTTCAGCAGTATCTGGACCTTCTGGACGAATTCGGTCCCTGGGGTGCCGATCGTGGGGCATTGGAACTATTGACGACGattgagaaggaaaaaattcaaactcCTTACGAACGAcactttcttcttctctgcaTGGTCTCCACCGCGTTGGTGCAAGCACGATCAATTGTTGCATCGGTGTTTTCACAGTACGCCACAGAAGTGGAGCGAATCAAACGCTATTCCACACCTAAGGTTTGTCGGTTACTCGAGGTGCTAGCCTGGTTCGGCGAACTGCGTAACCGCCCAAAAGATAGCTGCCAACCGACTTTGCTAAGCAACCAGCAGAGAATGCCGTATTGTTTCTGTCGTAATGCGGAATGCAATAATCTCGGGAAgcaatttcattcatttggAACTCAGGTTTCCGATGTTGGCGAATgtatcgatcgattgaaacATCAGCTGCACTTGGTACGGCTAATGACCGATCGGATCGTGCAAAAATACGTCACGGCACCAAACACAACTGCAGGTGAGAGCATAAACTGTGCACAATCCCCACGTCATGCGTACGAGGGACGACCGAACAACTTCAGGAGAAAACGTTTCGGAGGTGGCGCTGGACAACCATGGTTTCATTCGcaacacaaaacgaacgaaatgacCGGATCAGATGCTTTATGTGGGCTGATCTTCTGTAACAATCGATCTATGGCTCGCATTCTCTACGTGTTGCTGTGCGAAATGGCGCGATCGCAACGAGAGTTTGAATTTATCAGTCCCCAGTACACAGTGGATAAGGTGGCCAATCCCTTGACCGATTCGCAACATGCCGCCGTGGAGCACCGCAAACAAGAGGAAGTACTAAAGCGCTTCCGCATGCACGAATGCAATCTGTTGATCGGAACGTCCGTCCTTGAGGAAGGCATCGAACTGCCCAAGTGCAATCTTGTTGTCCGCTGGAACAATCCCTCAAATTATCGATCGTACGCACAATGCAAGGGTCGAGCGAAAGCACCCGTAGCGTATCATATATTGTTCATCACACCAGCCCCATCCATAGATGCAGAGAAAGGTGACGAAACGGTGGAACCAATGATCGATGATGTATTGTTGGATGAATTGAACTCAGACGAAACCTTGTCCGAAGATATCGTCGATCAACTCGATAGAGAAGTGATCGAACGCACTACGGATGCAATGGTCGAGCGTGTTGCTATCTATAGACAAGTTGAAAAg CTTCTACTGGTTAAATGTCGCAATGGCGAACCTCCTGATTGGGAGCTAAAACATGCCGACTGTTTCAACCACTGCCTCGAGGTATACCGTCCCGGTAGTGGTACCATTTCATCGATTGGACCCTGCGCGTCACTTTGGCTGGGAAATGCAGTTCAAACGCTCAACAAGTATTGCGCTAAGCTTCCCAGTGACACTTTCACCAAACTCACGCCAATTTGGCGTTGTGCGACAACCAATCGGAAGGGTCGGACTATGTACCAGTATACTATCCGTTTACCAATCAATTCCCCATGGAAAGAGGATATTTTG GGTTTGCCAATGCCTACGGAAACGTTAGCGCGCAGAATGGCTGCATACGTCACTTGTAGAGTGTTGCATGCAGCTGGGGAGCTAGACAATTCGTTTCAACCCTTTGGCAAAGAAGCGTTTCGCGCATTCGAAGCGGATTGGGAAAACTTTGAGCTCGAAGAAATGGATGCAAAAATTTTGACCGAAAACATTGATCCTAGACCAGGCACTACGAAACGTCGACAATATTATTATAAGCGG ATAGCGTCAGTGTTTAATGATTGTCGTCCGGGTACAGACACAACCGCATATCTTTACCAGATACACATGGAGCTGATTTGTCCTATCCCAGAGGAGCAAAATACACGTGGTCGCAAGATTTACGCACCCGAGGAATCTCCACAAGGCTTTGGGATACTAACAACAAAACTGATCCCGAAGATTAGCTCCTTTCCTATATTTACTCGTTCCGGAGAGGTGAAGGTTTCACTCGACTTGTGTCCGCACCGTGTGCGGTTGTCGGAGCGGCAGCTGGAAATGGTGAATTGCTTCGTTAAGTACACGTTCACCAAAGTTTTGCGTCTGCAAAAGAGCCTAATGCTGTACGATGCGAATGCTacggaaaattgtttttttatcgttccaACCATCAAACAATCACTGCCGACCAATAAAGAAGACCATTCCGACAACGTAATGGTAGACTGGGAGTTTGTGGAAAAGATCGCCACAAATGTTCATTGCAGTGGTCCGACTTTGATTGCGGACGAAGCGCGGAAGGGATACTCGTTCGATGTAAGCAAATTTCGCGATGCGGTTGTGATGCCATGGTATCGCAATCGTGATCAACCGCAGTACTTTTATGTAGCAGAAATATGCTATCATCTGTCGCCAAAGAGCGCCTTTCCTGGGTCAAACTATGCAACGTTTGAGGAGTACTACCACCGGAAGTACAACATTCACATTCAAAACGTTCGCCAGCCACTGTTGGACGTCGATCACACTAGCGCACGGCTTAACTTCCTGACGCCACGCTACGTCAACCGAAAGGGTGTAGCTTTGCCAACCAGTTCagaggaaacgaaacgagccaAGCGAGAAAACCTGGAACAGAAACAAATACTTGTTCCCGAGCTATGCACGATCCATCCATTCCCGGCGTCGCTGTGGCGAGCGGCTGTATGTCTGCCGTGCGTTCTCTATAGGATCAACGCGTTGCTGCTAGCCGACGAAATACGGCGACAGGTGGCGAGAGATCTACGCCTGGGATGGGAAAACGTTGATGAACTGCAGGATGGAAAATTTCAGTGGCCAATGTTAAGCTTTGGATGGAACCTGGCGGATGTGTTGCGTAAGACGAAGGAACAGAAAGTTTCTGCCCAAGCTGATGCAGCGGGGATAGAAGCCGCTAGTGACTCGAAAAATTGCAACGAAGATGAGGTGAAAAGGCACGCAGGAGCAGACACAACCGCTGATACGGAAAAGCAAGATACAGAGGGTGTTTTAGAAAACAGAGACggcgaaataaaagaaaacgggTTGAGCAAACACCCtccggaaaatggcgaaaataATGAGTCGACCTGTGAGACCGACGGCGAAGGTACATTGTTGGAGATCGGGATGTGGTCGAATGAAATGGCGGCCGGGGTGGGAACCGCACAGGACGATAGCTACATGGACGATGAAG TCGGAAGAGGTGCTACATCGCCTTCGTTCCTGAGATACGATTCCGATTGCAGTACCAGTAACAGCAGTGAGAATTACTACTCATCAGATGAATACGAAGACGACGAAGATTGTTATTTGTATGAAAGCTCAAGCAAAGGAGAAATCAACGGCGATAGTCAGCCTGTCGACGAAGCGATGTCACCTGGTGATGCAGTGAACGatacaaacaacaaattgtgtaaaaaaaccacctccagTCAGCAGATGGTAACGTCAAGTCGGCTAAAAATCGAATTTAAATCGGAAACCGTGGCCGAAGCGATCGACTCCGAGTGTGACCTAGAGCGTCAACGCACGCAGCAAAACATAATCCAACGTTCCCAACAGAACGATCGACTCTACCAAAGCTCAAAGAACGCAGTGGATGGATTCTGTTACTCTCCCAGCGATCAATCTTGTGCCGACGAAAGGCGGCTAGCGGAGCAGTTGTTCCAAGAATTAAAAACTGACACGAAACATTCCATTCGGCAAAACGGTGCTCTGGTACGTTGGGAAGAAACGCTTTCGGCTAAACACTGGCGATCCAAAATggacgaaaaacaaatagaagCACTGAACGCATTGTTGGACGACCTAGGTGGTCGAGCTTTCATGGAGTTTGTACCATTTGTGGATGAGGAGCAACTATTTCAGTTACTTGTCCAGAATGGTAGCATGAACGAACGATGCCTTCGATTGCAGGATATGTACCGTCTGAATGAGCCATTTTTTCCCGAAACCTATACAGTCATTCGTGGAGGATCCATTTTCGACAACTTCCTGGATGAACATCGATTGCGTAATGTATCGTCCCAGACGAAGGTACTTGAGCTAACCATTTACGATCCTTTCCCAGCTATTGCTGCTGGTAAAACGGCTTGCAACTTTAAGCCGAAACATTCCATGCCAAAGAGGATGCCCAATGGTAGTGTCATCGAGCAACCAGTTGACTGGTTCTCCTTAGTACCCGTAAACGATGAAAGTATTTGCTTCAGCTTTGACTATCAACCCAATCTAGATCAGCATCCTGGACCTAGTCCCGCCATTATACTGCAAGCATTAACCATGTCGAACGCCAACGATGGTATTAATCTAGAGCGGCTCGAAACTATAGGCGATTCGTTTCTAAAGTACGCCATTACGACATATCTGTACTGCCGGTACGATAATGTGCATGAGGGCAAACTAAGCCATTTGCGTTCGAAACAAGTATCCAATTTGAATTTGTACCGATTGGGAAGGCGTAAGCGGCTTGGTGATTGCATGATTGCCGCCAAATTTGAACCGCATGATAATTGGTTGCCACCGTGTTACTATGTACCGAAAGAGCTCGAGCAAACGCTAATAGATGCCAAG ATTCCCGCGTGTCATTGGAATCTTGCAGATTTGCCGGACATCAAACGGCTATCATGTGCCGAGATATGTCAACTAGTCAAAGAACGAGCACGTGCGAAACGAAAAGAGGAACGTGACATGGATTGTCTAACAGTACCGAATGGTGAAGTGATCGAAACTAATGGCGAAGACAAGcacgaagaagacgaagatgatgatgacgacacGTCGTTAGGGGATGGAAATGACGACGAATCGGACTACTTTTCTTGCTTCATTCCGTACAACTTAGTCACCCAGCACAGTATTCCGGACAAATCCGTTGCTGACTGCGTGGAAGCGCTGATCGGCGCGTACCTCATTGAGTGTGGTCCTCGAGGAGCACTCCTGTTCATGGCATGGCTCGGAATTCGGGTGCTACCCATCCGAAATTCGTCGGATGCTACCGTGACTACGCCCGTGCGTCACGAGCTGTCGGAGCAAAAAACTGTTTCTTTGGCCACCATCACTGAGTACGGACAATGGGTAGCACCACCGTCCCCAATGGTACGGGCAAATATAACGTTTGGAGGCATTGAGACAGGTGCTGAGGCGACGACACGGGAGCTAGCCAGACTACTGGAAGGTTTTGATGTGTTCGAAAAAGCTCTCGGTTACACGTTCCAGGATCGCTCGTACCTTTTGCAGGCCATGACACACGCATCCTACAGTCCGAACCGGCTGACGGATTGTTATCAAAGGCTCGAGTTTCTCGGTGATGCCATTCTTGATTATCTCATCACACGGCACTTGTACGAGGATCGACGGCAGCACTCGCCTGGAGCGC